Genomic window (Pseudomonadota bacterium):
CGACCAATGTGTGGCCCAGGGCGTGCCGTTTGCCCGGGAATACGGCGGGGGACTTGCCAACAGATCATTCGGCGGTGCCCAGGTTTCGCGCACTTTTTACGCCCGCGGCCAGACCGGCCAGCAACTCCTTCTGGGTGCATACGGCGCCCTGATGCGCCAGGTGAAATCAGGAAAAGTGACTCTGTATCCACGCACCGAGATGATGGATCTGGTGGTTATCGACGGCAAAGCGCGGGGCATTGTCACCCGAAATCTAATCACAGGGAAAATAGAATCCCATGCCGCAGATGCCGTGGTCCTGGCAACCGGCGGCTACGGCAATGTCTATAATCTTTCCACCAATGCCATGGCCTCCAATGTCACCGCCACATGGCGGACTTATAAACGAGGTGCCGGATTTGCCAACCCGTGCTTTGTGCAGATCCATCCCACCTGCATCCCGGTACACGGCACCTATCAGTCCAAGCTGACGCTGATGAGCGAAAGCCTGAGAAACGACGGCAGGGTCTGGGTGCCTGTCAAAAAAGGCGACAACCGCGCACCCGCTGATATCCCTGAATCTGAACGGAATTATTACCTTGAAAAAAAATACCCCGGCTTCGGCAATCTGGTCCCCCGGGATGTGGCTTCGCGAAACGCCAAGGAACAATGCGATGCAGGTCTTGGCGTGGGGGAAACAGGTCTTGCGGTCTATCTTGACTTTGCCGATGCCATAGGCCGGGAGGGAGAGGCAGCCATCCAGAAGAAATACGGCAATCTCTTTCAGATGTATGAAAAGATCACCGCAAGCAATCCGGTGAAAGAACCGATGATGATCTATCCTGCGGTCCACTACACCATGGGTGGACTCTGGGTGGACTATCAGCTGATGAGCAATGTCCGCGGCCTCTTTGTTCTAGGGGAGGCGAATTTCTCCGATCACGGCGCAAACCGTCTCGGGGCCAGCGCCCTGATGCAGGGCCTTGCCGACGGCTATTTCATCCTGCCGGCAACCATCGGCGAGCATCTCGCTTCGTCGGATACTGCTGCGAGACAAACCACCCATCCACATTTCAAAGATGCCGAAACCCAGGCAAAAGAGCGTATCCAGCAATTGCTTGCAATAAACGGCAGACGTACACCGGATGATTTTCATCGTGAATTGGGCCTGCTCATGTGGGATCACTGCGGTATGGCACGAAATGATGCAGGCCTTAAAAAAGCGCTTTTGCGGATTCCTGAAATCAGGGATGAATTTTCGCAGAACCTCCTGGTCGCAGGTTCAAGTGAAGACCTGAACCAGACCCTGGAACGGGCCGGCCGGGTTGCGGATTTCATCGATTTTGCCGAATTAATGGTGATTGATGCCCTTGACCGCAACGAATCCTGCGGTTGTCACCTGCGAGAAGAAAGCCAGACAGATGAAAACGAAGCACAACGCGATGACGAGAATTACACCCATGTTTCGGTTTGGAAACATGAAGGAGCAGGCAAAGCGCCAACCCTCCATAAAGAACACCTCTCCTTTGAAAATGTCAAGCCCAGCCAAAGGAGTTATAAATGAAAGAC
Coding sequences:
- a CDS encoding fumarate reductase/succinate dehydrogenase flavoprotein subunit, which translates into the protein MDLNPRIPSGALQEKWDNCRFETRLVNPANKRKFEIIVVGTGLAGASAAASLGELGYNVKTFCIQDSPRRAHSIAAQGGINAAKNYQNDGDSIWRLFYDTIKGGDFRAREANVYRLAQISNSIIDQCVAQGVPFAREYGGGLANRSFGGAQVSRTFYARGQTGQQLLLGAYGALMRQVKSGKVTLYPRTEMMDLVVIDGKARGIVTRNLITGKIESHAADAVVLATGGYGNVYNLSTNAMASNVTATWRTYKRGAGFANPCFVQIHPTCIPVHGTYQSKLTLMSESLRNDGRVWVPVKKGDNRAPADIPESERNYYLEKKYPGFGNLVPRDVASRNAKEQCDAGLGVGETGLAVYLDFADAIGREGEAAIQKKYGNLFQMYEKITASNPVKEPMMIYPAVHYTMGGLWVDYQLMSNVRGLFVLGEANFSDHGANRLGASALMQGLADGYFILPATIGEHLASSDTAARQTTHPHFKDAETQAKERIQQLLAINGRRTPDDFHRELGLLMWDHCGMARNDAGLKKALLRIPEIRDEFSQNLLVAGSSEDLNQTLERAGRVADFIDFAELMVIDALDRNESCGCHLREESQTDENEAQRDDENYTHVSVWKHEGAGKAPTLHKEHLSFENVKPSQRSYK